One genomic region from Ammospiza caudacuta isolate bAmmCau1 chromosome 1, bAmmCau1.pri, whole genome shotgun sequence encodes:
- the NFE2L3 gene encoding nuclear factor erythroid 2-related factor 3 isoform X2: MAEDVDLKACQGALDDCCPPPGEDQLELQEQEEKDKNQSNSNYVDSILSLEGYLQLLSSQVENMLEVNLLEDTQVATSSRGQDPSSSHHNINLTQTLHNSFSPPDAILLRTDYPTQLNSKPRHLQRQEFFPQSSTDITNPESQFHGSNLTGLFSAADLRNLTAHDDNFDEIKLMSLALEEGFSPIEVSQIFEEPGSDSGLPLNSNHSTTSYSVCCEGSVGYSSGVKSAPSHGLGAVGGHCQENIKHSHVEYPGVAECSTEAMLQQFLHNHTYNQLPSQAASTPEYYQQMWMKKSNEVKERCHNSTATNRSRDEWRAKALRIPFSVEEIVSMSVDSFNTMLAKNQLTETQVSLLRDIRRRGKNKVAAQKCRKRKLNAILNLEEDVCNLQTQKESLKKEHSQCSKLINQIKQKLNNLYHDIFSRLRDDQGRPVNPRQYVIHCSSNGSVFIIPKHLAKSEQKQDNRKEQKQK; the protein is encoded by the exons ATGGCGGAG GATGTTGACCTGAAAGCATGTCAGGGAGCTTTGGATGACTGCTGTCCACCTCCAGGAGAGGATCAGCTGGAACTGCAAGAACAAgaggagaaagacaaaaatcaa AGCAACAGCAACTATGTAGATTCCATTCTCTCCTTAGAGGGCTATTTACAGCTTCTGTCATCACAGGTGGAAAACATGCTAGAG GTGAACTTACTGGAAGATACACAAGTTGCTACTTCTAGTAGAGGCCAAGACCCATCATCCTCACACCACAATATAAACTTGACCCAGACACTTCACAACAGTTTCAGTCCTCCTGATGCCATACTACTAAGAACAGACTACCCCACTCAATTAAATTCAAAACCAAGACACTTACAAAGGCAAGAGTTTTTCCCTCAATCAAGCACTGATATCACAAATCCAGAATCACAATTTCATGGGTCAAATTTGACAGGGCTGTTTTCAGCTGCTGATCTTAGAAATCTAACAGCCCATGATGATAATTTTGATGAAATTAAGCTCATGTCTTTGGCTTTGGAGGAAGGCTTTAGTCCTATAGAAGTTTCTCAGATCTTTGAAGAGCCTGGCTCAGATTCAGGACTGCCTTTGAATTCAAATCACAGCACCACCTCTTATTCAGTCTGCTGTGAAGGTTCTGTTGGGTACAGCAGCGGTGTTAAATCTGCTCCTTCGCACGGCTTAGGAGCTGTTGGTGGCCACTGCCAAGAAAACATTAAGCACAGCCATGTTGAATATCCAGGTGTTGCAGAGTGTTCTACAGAAGCCATGCTTCAGCAGTTTCTTCATAATCACACTTACAATCAGCTGCCAAGTCAAGCAGCATCCACTCCAGAGTATTATCAACAGATGTGGATGAAGAAATCAAACGAAGTGAAGGAGAGGTGCCATAATTCTACTGCTACAAACCGGAGCAGAGATGAGTGGCGTGCAAAAGCTCTGAGAATACCGTTTTCAGTGGAGGAAATTGTAAGCATGTCTGTTGACTCTTTCAACACCATGCTAGCAAAGAACCAGCTGACAGAAACTCAGGTATCACTTCTACGTGACATCAGGcgaagaggaaaaaacaaggtAGCTGCCCAAAAATGTCGTAAACGCAAACTGAATGCAATTCTTAACTTGGAAGAAGATGTGTGTAATCTCCAAACACAAAAGGAGAGCCTTAAAAAGGAGCACTCCCAGTGTAGCAAATTAATCAACCAgataaagcaaaaattaaacaaCTTGTACCATGACATTTTCAGTAGACTGAGGGATGACCAGGGTAGACCTGTTAACCCACGCCAGTATGTCATTCACTGCAGTAGCAATGGTAGTGTTTTCATAATACCCAAGCACTTGGCCAAATCTGAACAGAAACAAGATaacagaaaagagcagaaacaaaAGTAA
- the NFE2L3 gene encoding nuclear factor erythroid 2-related factor 3 isoform X1 yields the protein MKMGNVYMEVMVNRVAVTMQDVDLKACQGALDDCCPPPGEDQLELQEQEEKDKNQSNSNYVDSILSLEGYLQLLSSQVENMLEVNLLEDTQVATSSRGQDPSSSHHNINLTQTLHNSFSPPDAILLRTDYPTQLNSKPRHLQRQEFFPQSSTDITNPESQFHGSNLTGLFSAADLRNLTAHDDNFDEIKLMSLALEEGFSPIEVSQIFEEPGSDSGLPLNSNHSTTSYSVCCEGSVGYSSGVKSAPSHGLGAVGGHCQENIKHSHVEYPGVAECSTEAMLQQFLHNHTYNQLPSQAASTPEYYQQMWMKKSNEVKERCHNSTATNRSRDEWRAKALRIPFSVEEIVSMSVDSFNTMLAKNQLTETQVSLLRDIRRRGKNKVAAQKCRKRKLNAILNLEEDVCNLQTQKESLKKEHSQCSKLINQIKQKLNNLYHDIFSRLRDDQGRPVNPRQYVIHCSSNGSVFIIPKHLAKSEQKQDNRKEQKQK from the exons ATGAAAATGGGTAATGTCTACATGGAAGTGATGGTAAACAGAGTTGCTGTTACTATGCAG GATGTTGACCTGAAAGCATGTCAGGGAGCTTTGGATGACTGCTGTCCACCTCCAGGAGAGGATCAGCTGGAACTGCAAGAACAAgaggagaaagacaaaaatcaa AGCAACAGCAACTATGTAGATTCCATTCTCTCCTTAGAGGGCTATTTACAGCTTCTGTCATCACAGGTGGAAAACATGCTAGAG GTGAACTTACTGGAAGATACACAAGTTGCTACTTCTAGTAGAGGCCAAGACCCATCATCCTCACACCACAATATAAACTTGACCCAGACACTTCACAACAGTTTCAGTCCTCCTGATGCCATACTACTAAGAACAGACTACCCCACTCAATTAAATTCAAAACCAAGACACTTACAAAGGCAAGAGTTTTTCCCTCAATCAAGCACTGATATCACAAATCCAGAATCACAATTTCATGGGTCAAATTTGACAGGGCTGTTTTCAGCTGCTGATCTTAGAAATCTAACAGCCCATGATGATAATTTTGATGAAATTAAGCTCATGTCTTTGGCTTTGGAGGAAGGCTTTAGTCCTATAGAAGTTTCTCAGATCTTTGAAGAGCCTGGCTCAGATTCAGGACTGCCTTTGAATTCAAATCACAGCACCACCTCTTATTCAGTCTGCTGTGAAGGTTCTGTTGGGTACAGCAGCGGTGTTAAATCTGCTCCTTCGCACGGCTTAGGAGCTGTTGGTGGCCACTGCCAAGAAAACATTAAGCACAGCCATGTTGAATATCCAGGTGTTGCAGAGTGTTCTACAGAAGCCATGCTTCAGCAGTTTCTTCATAATCACACTTACAATCAGCTGCCAAGTCAAGCAGCATCCACTCCAGAGTATTATCAACAGATGTGGATGAAGAAATCAAACGAAGTGAAGGAGAGGTGCCATAATTCTACTGCTACAAACCGGAGCAGAGATGAGTGGCGTGCAAAAGCTCTGAGAATACCGTTTTCAGTGGAGGAAATTGTAAGCATGTCTGTTGACTCTTTCAACACCATGCTAGCAAAGAACCAGCTGACAGAAACTCAGGTATCACTTCTACGTGACATCAGGcgaagaggaaaaaacaaggtAGCTGCCCAAAAATGTCGTAAACGCAAACTGAATGCAATTCTTAACTTGGAAGAAGATGTGTGTAATCTCCAAACACAAAAGGAGAGCCTTAAAAAGGAGCACTCCCAGTGTAGCAAATTAATCAACCAgataaagcaaaaattaaacaaCTTGTACCATGACATTTTCAGTAGACTGAGGGATGACCAGGGTAGACCTGTTAACCCACGCCAGTATGTCATTCACTGCAGTAGCAATGGTAGTGTTTTCATAATACCCAAGCACTTGGCCAAATCTGAACAGAAACAAGATaacagaaaagagcagaaacaaaAGTAA